A genomic region of uncultured Roseibium sp. contains the following coding sequences:
- a CDS encoding helix-turn-helix domain-containing protein — MSLALDYEIVHLREQLEQKEARIAELERLIADQQVVFPPGWDLTRIQTRILRFLLKRNFANREQIHAFLYADRDDGGPELENVRVHICLLRKKLKPYGVNISWLVGMGYRLDDETKEKIRSASTRPE, encoded by the coding sequence ATGAGCCTCGCGCTTGACTATGAAATTGTGCACCTGCGTGAACAACTCGAGCAAAAAGAGGCCAGAATTGCCGAGTTGGAGCGTTTGATTGCGGACCAGCAGGTCGTCTTTCCACCAGGTTGGGATCTGACACGTATCCAGACCCGCATCCTGAGATTTCTGTTGAAGCGGAACTTCGCCAACAGGGAGCAGATCCATGCTTTCCTCTACGCGGACCGGGATGATGGCGGGCCGGAACTTGAAAATGTGCGCGTGCACATTTGCCTGCTTCGCAAGAAGCTGAAACCGTATGGCGTGAATATCAGCTGGCTGGTCGGCATGGGCTACAGGCTCGACGATGAGACCAAGGAAAAGATCAGGTCTGCGTCCACGCGTCCCGAGTGA
- the puuE gene encoding allantoinase PuuE gives MNDTYPRDMVGYGRTPPDPKWPGGAKLAVQFVLNYEEGGENNILHGDSASEAFLSEIVGAQPWPGKRHWNMESIYEYGSRAGFWRLWRLFTERSLPVTVFGVATALMRNGEAVAAMKEADWEIASHGLKWIEHGDMEEAEERRQIRQAIRIHEEVTGARPLGWYTGRCSMQTQKLVQEEGGFLYDSDSYADDLPYWVDGPDGDHLVIPYALDTNDMRFASAQGFNSGDQFFAYLKDAFDTLYDEGRRGAPKMLNVGLHCRLVGRPGRVAALAGFLDYIASHADVWITRRIDIAWHWHAHHGRI, from the coding sequence ATGAATGACACCTATCCACGCGACATGGTCGGGTATGGGCGTACCCCGCCAGACCCGAAGTGGCCAGGTGGTGCGAAGCTCGCGGTCCAGTTCGTCCTGAATTACGAGGAAGGCGGCGAGAACAACATTCTCCACGGCGATTCCGCATCCGAAGCCTTTCTGTCGGAAATCGTTGGTGCCCAGCCATGGCCTGGCAAGCGGCACTGGAACATGGAATCCATTTACGAATATGGATCGCGAGCGGGATTCTGGCGGCTTTGGCGCCTTTTCACGGAACGCTCCCTACCTGTCACCGTTTTCGGCGTTGCAACCGCCCTGATGCGAAATGGCGAAGCGGTCGCGGCCATGAAGGAGGCCGATTGGGAAATTGCATCGCACGGTCTGAAATGGATCGAGCATGGTGACATGGAGGAAGCCGAGGAACGGCGTCAGATCCGTCAAGCGATCCGCATCCATGAGGAGGTGACCGGTGCACGCCCGCTCGGCTGGTATACCGGACGGTGTTCCATGCAAACGCAGAAGCTGGTGCAGGAGGAGGGCGGATTCCTCTACGATTCCGACAGTTACGCAGACGATTTGCCCTATTGGGTGGACGGGCCCGACGGAGATCATCTCGTCATACCCTACGCGCTCGACACGAATGACATGCGGTTTGCGTCCGCACAGGGCTTCAACTCGGGTGACCAGTTTTTTGCCTATCTGAAAGACGCGTTCGACACGCTGTACGACGAAGGCCGGCGCGGAGCTCCGAAGATGCTGAATGTCGGTCTTCATTGCCGGCTTGTCGGCCGGCCTGGCCGTGTCGCCGCGCTGGCGGGTTTTCTGGATTACATCGCCAGTCATGCCGATGTCTGGATCACGCGCCGCATCGACATCGCCTGGCACTGGCACGCACATCACGGACGCATCTAG